In Arthrobacter sp. StoSoilB5, one genomic interval encodes:
- a CDS encoding D-aminoacylase: MKTLISNATLVDGTGADRRLADVLLDGAVIAAVVDAGTLTAAETVADRIIDATGLVLSPGFIDMHAHSDLQLLVNRKHYAKLSQGVTTELLGQDGLSYAPVDDATLAGVREKIAGWNDNPAGFDWNWRTVREYLDRLDSEVIDEDGTTGRIATNAAYLVPQGTVRAMVMGFAEGDPTPEQQQQMQDVIRTAMDEGAVGMSSGLTYTPGMYAQTEELAGLCRTVGELGGFYAPHHRSYGKGALGAYAEMIGLSRDTGCALHLSHATMNFAENKGRAGELLDLIDEALDQGVDITLDTYPYLPGATTLSAILPSWASSGGTEATLARLADPETRARIREAVEIYGSDGCHGVVAEWDTLEISGVQNVALAGYVGKTIKDIAAEGSQEPFDVFVQILTDDRLGTGILQHVGHEENVQAIMKHRTHTGGSDGLLVGAKPHPRAWGTFPRYLGHYSRDLGLLSLEETVQHLTGRPAARLKLHNRGLIREGYAADVVLFDPETIRDEATFENPRQAATGIHHVFVNGTAAIDGGQPTGARAGRALRRHSDGLTREGKGSSTTP, translated from the coding sequence ATGAAGACCCTCATCAGCAACGCCACCCTGGTGGACGGAACCGGAGCGGACCGCCGCCTCGCGGACGTCCTGCTGGACGGCGCGGTGATTGCCGCCGTCGTCGACGCCGGAACCCTCACCGCGGCCGAAACCGTGGCCGACCGCATCATCGATGCCACTGGACTGGTCCTGAGTCCTGGCTTCATCGATATGCACGCCCACTCTGACCTGCAGCTGCTTGTTAATAGGAAGCACTACGCCAAGCTCAGCCAAGGCGTCACCACGGAACTGCTGGGACAGGACGGCCTTTCCTATGCGCCCGTAGATGATGCCACGCTGGCCGGCGTCCGCGAGAAGATCGCCGGCTGGAACGACAACCCGGCAGGCTTCGACTGGAACTGGCGGACCGTGCGCGAGTACCTGGACCGGTTGGATTCCGAGGTCATCGATGAGGATGGCACTACAGGCCGGATCGCAACCAACGCCGCCTACCTTGTACCGCAGGGAACCGTCCGGGCCATGGTGATGGGCTTCGCCGAAGGCGACCCCACGCCGGAGCAACAGCAGCAGATGCAGGACGTCATTCGAACAGCAATGGATGAAGGCGCCGTGGGAATGTCCTCGGGCCTCACCTACACGCCGGGGATGTACGCGCAGACCGAGGAACTGGCCGGACTCTGCCGGACCGTGGGCGAACTGGGCGGTTTCTACGCACCGCACCACCGCTCCTACGGCAAAGGCGCGCTGGGTGCTTACGCTGAGATGATCGGGCTGAGCCGCGATACCGGCTGCGCCCTGCACCTCTCCCACGCCACGATGAATTTCGCGGAGAACAAGGGCCGTGCGGGCGAACTCCTGGACCTGATCGACGAAGCCCTGGATCAAGGCGTGGACATCACCCTGGACACTTACCCCTACCTCCCCGGGGCCACCACGCTCTCGGCGATCCTTCCCAGCTGGGCCTCTTCGGGCGGGACAGAGGCCACGCTCGCGCGGCTGGCAGACCCGGAAACCCGCGCACGGATCCGGGAAGCCGTGGAGATCTACGGATCCGACGGCTGCCATGGCGTAGTGGCCGAGTGGGACACGCTGGAAATCAGCGGCGTCCAGAACGTGGCGCTCGCCGGCTACGTCGGGAAAACCATCAAGGACATCGCCGCTGAGGGCAGCCAAGAGCCTTTCGATGTCTTCGTGCAGATCCTCACGGACGATCGCCTCGGCACCGGCATCCTGCAACATGTGGGTCACGAAGAAAACGTCCAGGCCATCATGAAACACCGCACGCACACCGGCGGCAGTGACGGACTCCTGGTCGGCGCCAAGCCACACCCGCGCGCTTGGGGCACGTTCCCGCGCTACCTCGGCCACTACTCCCGCGACCTTGGACTGCTGAGCCTTGAGGAGACCGTCCAGCACCTGACGGGCCGTCCCGCCGCACGACTCAAACTCCACAATAGGGGCCTGATCCGCGAAGGCTACGCGGCCGACGTCGTGCTGTTCGATCCGGAAACCATCCGGGACGAAGCCACTTTCGAGAATCCCCGCCAAGCCGCCACCGGCATCCACCACGTATTCGTCAACGGGACGGCAGCAATCGACGGCGGCCAGCCCACCGGCGCCCGCGCCGGCCGGGCCCTGCGCCGACACAGTGACGGACTCACCCGAGAAGGAAAAGGAAGCAGTACCACCCCATGA
- a CDS encoding sugar kinase, with amino-acid sequence MLSAVCVGETMAMLTPAQAVPLHQATELHCGIGGAESNVAMGLAAMGLDTHWVSRVGHDGFGRRILEDLRAHGVGVSGVEVDESRPTGLYVKVPAQETDPDGGSSVLYYRQGSAASAMGRGTLSNPAVSSLLENAALIHLSGITAALSPGCLDLLEAILTAPRNGRTISFDVNWRAALWAGQDRSVLQRLANLADVVLVGKDEAAHAFGTTDEAELRRLMPDPEVLVIKNEAISAISLTRGTADSSGTREEVPALSVAVVEPVGAGDSFAAGYLSGMLFGLGQKASLRRGHVAAACTLTVHGDRGPLPDAGQLAVILDSSDEDWAAIHVEEGHFNTRTGA; translated from the coding sequence ATGCTGTCAGCTGTATGCGTTGGCGAGACGATGGCCATGCTTACCCCTGCCCAAGCTGTTCCCCTGCACCAAGCCACCGAGCTCCACTGCGGGATCGGCGGTGCAGAGTCGAACGTTGCCATGGGCTTGGCGGCCATGGGCCTGGACACCCACTGGGTCAGCCGGGTGGGCCACGATGGCTTCGGCAGGCGCATTCTTGAGGACCTTCGAGCGCACGGAGTGGGAGTCTCCGGGGTCGAGGTGGACGAGTCCAGACCAACCGGCCTCTACGTGAAGGTCCCCGCCCAGGAAACAGACCCCGACGGCGGCAGTTCAGTTTTGTACTATCGGCAAGGTTCTGCGGCCTCGGCCATGGGACGCGGCACGCTCTCCAATCCCGCTGTTTCCTCGCTGCTGGAGAACGCAGCGCTGATCCACCTGAGTGGTATCACCGCTGCCCTGTCCCCCGGGTGCCTCGATCTGTTGGAAGCCATCCTCACAGCGCCGCGGAACGGCAGGACCATCAGCTTCGACGTGAACTGGCGTGCCGCTCTTTGGGCAGGCCAAGACCGTTCTGTCCTGCAGCGCTTGGCGAACCTGGCCGACGTCGTGCTTGTTGGAAAAGACGAAGCCGCGCACGCCTTCGGCACCACCGATGAAGCCGAACTCCGCCGTTTGATGCCGGACCCAGAGGTGCTGGTCATCAAGAACGAGGCGATCAGCGCGATTTCCCTGACGCGTGGCACGGCTGACTCAAGTGGCACACGGGAAGAGGTCCCCGCACTGTCCGTCGCCGTCGTCGAGCCTGTTGGCGCGGGTGACTCTTTCGCCGCCGGCTACCTCAGCGGCATGCTGTTCGGGCTCGGCCAGAAGGCGAGCCTCCGGCGGGGCCATGTTGCTGCTGCGTGCACGCTGACCGTCCACGGCGATCGCGGCCCGCTGCCCGACGCCGGGCAGCTCGCGGTCATCCTCGATTCTTCGGATGAGGACTGGGCTGCTATCCATGTTGAAGAGGGACATTTCAACACCAGAACCGGAGCGTGA
- a CDS encoding bifunctional 4-hydroxy-2-oxoglutarate aldolase/2-dehydro-3-deoxy-phosphogluconate aldolase produces MTPEQFLQQLEADRALAVVRAPSITDAADLCKALSDGGIRSVELTFTTPDALKHVKRAAETAADHGAAVGIGTVMTADQARAAIDAGAQFLVTPGLRPEVAAVAVAAGIPFSLGAMTPTEVAQALDLGSGVVKIFPARQLGPAYLKDLQGPYPGIRLLPSGGIDASNAKSYLDAGAAAVCCGTSVVPPAAVAAGNWADIAARAAAFTGTLK; encoded by the coding sequence ATGACCCCTGAACAATTCCTCCAGCAGCTTGAAGCCGACCGCGCCTTGGCCGTGGTCCGCGCTCCGTCCATCACGGACGCCGCGGATCTCTGCAAGGCACTGTCCGACGGCGGCATCCGCAGCGTCGAACTGACGTTCACCACCCCGGATGCGCTCAAGCATGTCAAGCGGGCCGCCGAGACCGCGGCGGACCATGGTGCCGCCGTCGGAATTGGCACGGTCATGACCGCAGACCAAGCCCGCGCCGCGATCGACGCCGGTGCGCAGTTCCTGGTGACGCCCGGCCTCCGACCCGAAGTTGCCGCAGTGGCCGTGGCCGCTGGAATTCCCTTCAGCCTCGGAGCCATGACGCCCACCGAAGTAGCGCAAGCCCTGGACCTGGGGTCCGGCGTCGTCAAGATTTTCCCTGCCCGGCAGCTCGGCCCGGCATACCTAAAGGACCTGCAGGGCCCCTACCCGGGCATCCGCTTGTTGCCTTCGGGAGGCATCGACGCCTCCAACGCCAAGAGCTACCTCGACGCCGGTGCTGCCGCAGTCTGCTGTGGCACCAGCGTGGTCCCGCCCGCAGCTGTCGCTGCAGGCAACTGGGCAGACATCGCGGCCCGTGCCGCCGCATTTACCGGCACCCTCAAGTAG
- a CDS encoding Rid family hydrolase: protein MSEKTVVLTENAPAPAHVFSQGIKKGGMFQVSGQGPMDPATNQYIGEGDVRVQTRRTLENVKAILEAGGSSVEDVLMFRVYLTTRDDFAAMNEVYGEFIRENVPSGLLPSRTTVFVDLPHEVMLVEIDALAVTA, encoded by the coding sequence ATGAGTGAAAAGACCGTAGTACTGACCGAAAACGCCCCCGCCCCGGCGCACGTATTCTCCCAGGGCATCAAGAAGGGCGGCATGTTCCAGGTTTCCGGCCAGGGCCCCATGGACCCCGCCACCAACCAGTACATCGGCGAGGGCGACGTCCGCGTCCAGACCCGTCGCACGCTGGAGAACGTCAAAGCCATCCTCGAAGCCGGCGGCTCCTCCGTTGAAGACGTCCTGATGTTCCGCGTCTACCTCACCACCCGCGACGATTTCGCCGCCATGAACGAGGTCTACGGTGAGTTCATCCGCGAGAACGTGCCCAGCGGTTTGCTGCCGAGCCGCACCACCGTGTTTGTTGACCTCCCGCACGAGGTCATGCTGGTGGAGATCGACGCCCTGGCCGTTACTGCGTAG
- a CDS encoding alanine racemase yields the protein MNTSEAISAHAVAGLADRQLDWRHKAIPATANGITHAEFLAAKHTLADLQTPLLTLDASALQANADRLAEWCAEHGVLLAPHGKTTMAPQLWTEQLNRGAWGITLANFAQLRVAREFGVRNLQLANSLTDPHAIEWVAANATAQAPILSWVDSVGTVELINNTLSGADAVLDVLVELGAHGGRTGARGVDAAMDVARAISASPNLRLVGVSGYEGSLAHTADDAGLGAVRGYLGQMRLLHEELLAGDLYGTGFVIITAGGSAYFDDVVTVLSPCISTGAETGGPSVDLMIRSGAYIIHDDGFYRGISPFSREGNQPFRAAMHGWARVVSQTEPGLAILDAGKRDLPFDEGLPEPQLIGPVLGGAMEPLVGAEITSVNDQHSFMTFDANTTSVRPGDVVRLGLSHPCTAFDKWTIIPVLADTEANGDQTVVDLIHTFF from the coding sequence GTGAACACTTCCGAAGCCATTTCGGCACACGCCGTGGCCGGCCTCGCAGACCGTCAGCTCGATTGGCGGCACAAGGCCATTCCGGCAACCGCCAACGGGATCACGCACGCCGAATTCCTCGCCGCCAAGCACACCTTGGCCGACCTCCAGACGCCACTGCTGACACTCGATGCCTCTGCGCTCCAGGCAAACGCCGATCGCCTGGCCGAGTGGTGCGCGGAACACGGTGTGCTGCTGGCCCCGCATGGCAAAACCACCATGGCTCCGCAGCTCTGGACTGAGCAGCTCAACCGAGGCGCCTGGGGCATCACCCTGGCCAACTTCGCGCAGCTCCGGGTGGCACGCGAGTTCGGCGTGCGGAACCTGCAACTCGCCAACAGCCTCACGGATCCGCACGCCATCGAATGGGTGGCCGCCAACGCCACTGCCCAAGCGCCCATCCTTTCCTGGGTGGACTCCGTGGGAACCGTGGAACTGATCAACAACACCTTGTCCGGAGCGGACGCCGTGCTCGATGTCCTGGTGGAGCTCGGCGCTCACGGCGGGCGGACCGGCGCCCGGGGCGTCGACGCTGCCATGGACGTTGCCCGCGCGATCTCCGCCTCACCGAACCTGCGTTTGGTGGGCGTCAGCGGATATGAAGGCTCGCTCGCGCACACTGCGGACGACGCCGGATTGGGCGCTGTGCGGGGCTACCTCGGCCAGATGCGGCTGCTTCACGAGGAACTGCTCGCCGGAGACCTCTACGGCACCGGCTTTGTCATCATCACCGCGGGCGGCAGCGCCTACTTCGACGACGTAGTCACGGTCCTGTCTCCCTGCATCAGCACCGGTGCCGAAACTGGTGGCCCCAGTGTGGACCTCATGATCCGCAGTGGCGCGTACATCATCCACGACGACGGTTTCTACCGCGGAATCTCGCCGTTTTCCCGCGAAGGCAACCAGCCGTTCCGTGCCGCAATGCACGGCTGGGCACGCGTTGTTTCGCAGACAGAACCGGGCTTGGCCATCCTCGACGCCGGCAAGCGGGACCTCCCGTTCGATGAAGGGCTGCCGGAGCCGCAGCTCATCGGCCCTGTGCTGGGCGGAGCCATGGAACCGCTGGTCGGAGCCGAAATCACCTCCGTCAACGACCAGCACAGCTTCATGACCTTCGACGCCAACACCACCTCCGTTCGTCCTGGCGACGTCGTCCGGCTGGGCCTGTCCCATCCGTGCACCGCGTTCGACAAATGGACCATCATCCCGGTCCTGGCCGATACCGAGGCCAACGGTGACCAGACCGTCGTCGACCTCATCCATACCTTCTTCTAG
- a CDS encoding IclR family transcriptional regulator yields MLKRDISTPEPERDILSQSLMRAIDLLAELAAKPATLDELSSKASVHKTTVMRLLHAMEEKRLVVRDEDQRFMLGSKLFELSSLALEQRDIRKVAHPHLAELNGRTGHTVHLAAFEGNEVVYIDKFESHHPVRMYSRIGLTASLHSAAVSKVLLADMPRSRQEKIAAGLDYVKVTENTLTSPEALLAELEQVKEQGWAHDNAEHEAFVHCIAAPIRDASGAVVAAASCSVPVVMLSYEGLLELLPDLKASTEAISKDLGWISHERNSA; encoded by the coding sequence ATGTTGAAGAGGGACATTTCAACACCAGAACCGGAGCGTGACATCTTGAGCCAGAGCCTCATGCGGGCCATCGACCTGCTCGCCGAACTCGCAGCGAAGCCCGCCACCCTTGACGAGCTCTCGTCCAAAGCATCCGTACACAAAACCACCGTGATGCGGCTCCTGCACGCCATGGAGGAGAAGCGGCTTGTGGTGCGCGACGAAGATCAGCGGTTCATGCTCGGCTCCAAGCTGTTCGAACTGTCCTCCCTCGCCCTCGAACAACGGGACATTCGCAAGGTCGCCCACCCGCACCTGGCCGAACTGAACGGCCGCACCGGGCACACCGTGCACCTCGCTGCGTTCGAAGGAAATGAGGTGGTGTATATCGACAAGTTTGAGTCGCACCACCCCGTCCGCATGTACTCGCGCATCGGCCTGACAGCTTCGCTGCACTCGGCCGCTGTGTCGAAAGTCCTCCTCGCCGACATGCCGCGCAGCCGGCAGGAAAAGATCGCGGCGGGGCTGGACTACGTGAAAGTTACCGAGAATACCCTGACCTCGCCGGAGGCCTTGCTGGCCGAACTCGAGCAGGTCAAGGAACAGGGCTGGGCCCACGACAACGCCGAGCACGAAGCGTTCGTGCACTGCATTGCGGCCCCCATCCGCGACGCCTCAGGTGCCGTTGTTGCCGCAGCCTCTTGTTCGGTACCGGTAGTGATGCTCAGCTATGAAGGCTTGCTTGAGCTGCTGCCCGACCTCAAAGCCAGTACCGAGGCCATCTCGAAAGACCTTGGCTGGATCAGCCACGAAAGGAACTCAGCATGA